Within Leptospira langatensis, the genomic segment ACCAAGCAAACCAGGCGCCAGACCCTGAAAAACCGGTTACGGATATCCCGTGCGCGGATAAGCCGCCAATGGTTCTTCCGGCCGCGGATAATCAGGGCGTAAAAGAAGTACCAATTAAAGAAAGCAGAATCGAAGAAAGAACAGAAATAGAACGAATAAGGGAAGAAGGAGGGAACGTTCCCCCTTTATTGCCTTCGTTTAAGCACGCCAGGTATCAATTCACTTTCCCTGAATCTTGGTATAAAAGCTTTGAGCAAAGTTATTTTCAAATTCATGGATCCTTGCTAGGAACTAGCGATGGTGAACTGATGGCAATGCAAAAGCTTTATGACCTTACGGCGGGAGATTGGAATGAAGTTTCGAACAAGATTGAAGCCTTTAAACAGAAGAGGGCTAGTGGCGGAAAATTCTGGCCATTGAAGCCAGTAACGCCGCGAAACATTGAACATTATTGGGCAGAACTGGTGCCCTTGGAAGCCACCACGTTAGCAGTCCCTAAATCGAGGGTGATATGAAAAAGATCATAGAGAAAAAGCTGCAAGAGCTGGCGAAAGAATTTCCTTTTGGCAAAACGATCTTGATCCGAGGCAAAACTGGGGCCGGTAAAACGGCTTTGTTGGAGCATTGGGTCCAAATGGCAAGCAAGCTCTCACAAACCTATTATCTGCCAATTGTAGATAACGGATTAGTAAAGGAAATTCCTCGCGAGGAGCCCTTGCTACCGAAGGTATGGATGGTCAAGGAGGGTCAGCTATCCCTTGAGTTTAGGGAGGATAATTTTCTGCCTCGGGTAGATAGCTTTCGAAAAGATCGAAACAGCGTGAAAGAAATACTAAATGGCAAGGAATATCTTTTTACGGACGAGTTATTCAAGAAGGTGAATTGGCAGCTTGGGGATGCTTACCGAGCTTCACTGCAGAAAGCAAACTTCGAAGAATTTGTTGACTACATGTATGATCGCATTGGAGCCGGGAAGATTCATTGGATCGCCGCTACAAACTATCAACTACAGGACGTTTATCCAGATGCTCGCCCGGAATTGGTTCGTAGGTTTGAACAAATATTCGAAGGGCGAGTAATCGAACTTTAAGCAACTTAAAACAAAAGCAAAACGAAGTGAGTTCGTTTTGGTCGGAGGAAACATATGGCAGTTAACACTCAAGAAAAACCCTTAGAGGATGAAGACACATTTTTTCGCAGGGAAAGCAACGGGGAATTGCTTTACATGAATCTCCGCGATGCTCAACGGATAATCGACAAGATTCGCATGAACAAGTTGGCGGACCGCATTCACAAGGAATTGCAATGAAATTTCTAAAACATCGAATCAAAATCTATCACTCGCAGATATACGCCAAGAATGGTGAACCCAAAAAGAAAGTTATCCATGAAGAGCACTTTCTCGAGGTGGAAGAAAACGGAAAGCGTCAATGGTACCAAGCCTTCAAAATTCCGGCTTCGGCCGTCTCTGGAAAGGATGTAGAAAAAGCAAATTAGGATAGGGGGAAATGGCTATGACCGGCTTTGCATTACAAACACCAAATAGGGAAGAATTCCATATATGTATGCACGTTAAGAAAGGGCGTAGTAGGGAAGATTGGGGCTCCACTGGCCAGTTCTTTTCTGGAATCAACGCACAAAATGAAGCCATACGAAATGCGGAGCAACTTCAAAAGAGAGCTCCGGAGGGGACATCCTATTCAGTTCAAATCTATTTGTTTGGATTAAACCCCAAAAATAAGCCGGTTAAATTTAAGGTATGGAAGAATGGACATCACTTCGATTATCAAAAGCGCCATGATGTATTACAAATGCGTCGGAACAGACGCATTTACAAACCTAACAATTCTCCGCAAGCGGTAAAAAAGGAAGGGAACATAGCGTACTTTCCAGCGAAACTAAATTTACAAGTTCCAAGGAGGAATACAGTGCCAAAAGAAGAAAATCAAGTAGAGGAGGTATCGTTTGATACCTTAGCCAAAGGAGCTCTATCTGAGATATTCTATGATGCAATTCAAACTTGTATCAAGGATATTTATGATCCGAACAAGAAAGCGGCGGACATTCGGAAGTTTTCATTCGGGATAGAGCTCATTCCTAAACTAAAAGGAAATGGGGAAGTCAACTTCATTGCAGTCAATGTCGTGCCTCCGGATCCTAAACTAGGAAAGCAGTTTAAGATTGAGACTGTTATCCATGCAGTAAGACAGGGAAGTAAGTATCTCGTTCTGGAAAATCAAATGGCTCAAGGCGAGCTGTTTCCCGAACAAAAGATCGCTGCAGTAGGAGGTAAAAGCTAATGGATTCAAGTTTTGTTAAAGCTATTCAAGATGGAAAAGAAGTTAAGGTCATTGAGATAGACGACAGGAAGTATTCAACAGCCTCTTTGGTTCCTGTCGAAGATCCCATTGCCTCTCCAATAAAAACGACCACCCTTTCTGGGATTGTCGATTTTCTCAAAATGAATCGGGATGGAGCGGTTCCAGCGGATTGCTTTGTTCATGTGCAAAACCCTCGCCAAGTTACCGTTACTACAAAGATAGTCGGAAAATTTAGGAAGAGAGAAAATCTCATAGAGGCAACCTACGGACTCCCAACCTTTGAGTTTGGCAAATATAAGGACATGGATACCTTTATCACCCAACTGCAAGCGCTGTTCGTAGAAAATCAACCGTTGATCGATATTGTCGCGTTTGTCTCTTCAATTTCTCAGGTTGGTAGCGTTGGCGTTGATGATGATGGAATCTCCCAAGAGGTGACTCGCAAGGTAGGAATCACCCGTAAGGAAAAGAGTCCCGTCAAAAATCCTATTGTTCTTACTCCACGCAGAATCTTTCCTGAGGCAAAGCAAGTTGCAAGCCCATTTATTTTGCGAGTAAAAGGTTCGGAAGACGAAATTGAAGCTGCGCTCTTCGAAGCGGACGGGGGCCAATGGCAGGTTGACGCAGCTTTAAACATTAAGGAATTCCTGGATGAACAATTAAATGGAAAACCGAACGAACAAGATAAAGATGGGAATACATCTTCTTGGAAGATTATTGTTTAACTTCATTCGAGAGCATTAACTAAACCTTCCCAATCTTGGGACACGGAATGTAGTCACCGTGAAACATGGCGGGGTCGAATAAGTAGTTCGTCTGTCTTTTCCTCTTCTGGAAACCCTTTTCTCATCCGGACAGAAAGCGTCGGTTCAATCCCGACACCCGCAACCAACATTACAATGGGATAACTCCCGTTAAAGAGAGCGATTTGTGACAAATAAACCTGAGGTAGAAATGGATTTGGAAAGTCGAATCAAGTCTTTCTTTTCTCGTGGGTATTCCGTCGAACGAACTTCCGAGATCATTGGAGTTGAACTGTCTCGGGTGCTTTTTCTTGCAAAGAAGCATGGGTACGATAACCGCAGATGATTCGCAATGTTACCTGCATTGATATCGAGACAACGGGTTTTAGTAGAACCAAGGATCGAATTGTAGAATTTGCTGCTTACCGCGTCACCGAAGAGGCTGGCGTTTGGAGATATGCAGACAAGATTCGGAAGCTGGTCAATCCCGGGATCTCAATCCCACCCGAAGCGACAGCCGTTCACGGTATTACAGACGAAATGGTACGCGTTGCCCCACCGTTCTCTGAACAAGCGGATTGTTTTATTCCGTTTTTGTCGGATACGATCCTCCTGGGATATAATGTGAAAGTATTCGATATTCCTTTCTTAACCGCAGAAATAGAGCGTTCGGGCTTACGATGGCCAACTGCGCCTTTAGAGGTCATAGACCCTTTTATTATTTTTAAGAAGCGGGAAGCCCCTCGTCATGATCTTGCCTCGGCCATACGGTTCTATACCGGCAAAGAAAGGCGCCGCGCTCACAGAGCTATGATCGATGTGGTTGACCTCCTTCGGGTTGTGAAAACGCAAACCATGTTATATCCAGAGTTTCGTGAATCGCCGGACCCGATCGTTTCTCTGATAAAGGCTACAGGGATATAAGGTTGTTTAAGATCGAGGACATCGTAAATACCGTTCTTGTTGGGGATGCGTATGAGAAGCTTCAACAGTTTCCCCCGAAGGTGATACAAAGTGTCGTCACCTCTCCTCCCTTCTTTGGTCTTAGGAATTACGGCATTGGCGGCCAGATTGGTTGGGAAGATACCCCTTTTGAATATACGCAGAAGCTAGTTCAGGTTTTTCGAGAATGTAGGCGTGCTCTTCGTGATGACGGCACACTTTGGTTGAATCTAGGGGATTCTTATAATGGAAGTGGAAAGGCAGGCTTAAATTCTTCCTACCAGCAGAAACATACGGAATTTGGCCGACCCTCACTTGAAAAATCACGGTTTGGCAAACCGACAAACGTACCTGGGCTAAAGCGCAAGGATAAGATAGGGATCCCTTGGCGGGTTGCGTTTGCGTTACAGGGATTTTCGGTCATTGGCAATAATACGTTGAATGGTTGGGCTAATCTCTTAAAAGACGCGATTTCCCGAAAAGATTGGGAGTTAGTGGAATTAGTTGAAGGGCGCATAAGGTTAGAGGCGCTTGCAATCGCCCTAGTAAAGGAAGGGTGGTATCTAAGGCAGGATATCATTTGGAGTAAACCAAATCCCACCCCAGAGCGAGTAAAAGATCGGCCGACAACTTCACATGAGTATTTCTTCCTATTCTCCAAATCAAGACATTACTATTATAACGCAGACGCAATCAAAGAGCCATCAGTTAGCTTAGACCCAACACATCCTAGCTATCGGCCCCAATCGGTGGAAATATCTAAGGGGAGAAAAATCCATACTGGAAAGCACTCGAAATCTGTTCGGAGTTATCCTGAGAAGAGGAATAAAAGATCGGTCTGGACAGTGACCACAAAGCCTTACAAAGGGGCCCACTTTGCTGTTTATCCACCGGACTTAATTGAACCTTGCATTCTTGCGTCCACTCCCGGGGACTTAGATCCCCCCGCGATCGTATTAGACCCTTTTGCGGGTTCTGGAACGACAGCATTTGTTGCCCGAAAGCTCGGCAGGAGCGCCATTTCAATAGAGTTAAAACCCGAGTATGCCGATATCGATCGCCGCCGGAATAATTCTCGCTAGTCTCCTGTGAATAGCAGAACGAAAAAAATCAACGCGGCCATTGCCTTTCGCAAATTAAACTTCCCATACTGCGAAGTTTGCGGGCGCTTTCCAGTGTTTGGATGCCATCTTGTAGGGCGCAATGTTTCCTATAAGGGTGACGACGGGAAGGAGAAGAACGACCCGACGGATCCGGAATTTATTCGATCCTTGTGCTGGGCCTGCCATAAGTCATACGATAAAAGCACCAGTCCAAGTGCGAGAATACAGTGGTGGTTAAGTCACGGAAAGGAACCTGAAGCAATGCTCGTCGCGCGGATCGCTAACAACTAACCAAAAAGTTTGGCAAGCTTTCGCCATGTACATTCCATTGAAATGACTTCCCATTTTGCCGGGAAAGTAGTTTACATTTATGTGTAGGACCTTAGCGTCTTTCGCATGATTAAATTTTCCCAACCTTATGAAGTGTCTAATGAGGATTTAGAGCCTCACCCATTAGTGAAAAACAGGCACATAGAGCATGAGGATCAGGTGATTTTCCGGGCCGATATCAAAGAACACGGTGTCTTAGAACCAGTCTTGATATCCAAGGAGAAGAATACCCGTGGGAAGCATTGGATCTTGAATGGACGAAGACGTTGGACTACAAACGGGAAGGTAGGACATAAGAAAATTCTTGTTCGCCATCTTCTCACCCCCCTAACAGATAGTGTTCGCCGCCGCATTATGTACGGGGGCAACCAACTTCCGAAGCATTTTACTTTCGATGAAATAGTAGAAATTATCATAATAGAATACGGCAAGGTCGAAATATTCAAAAACTTCCAGGGTGGAACGCCAGATCGTAGAAAGCTTGGAGCCATTCCATTATCCGAAGAAATAGCGAAAGACCTAGGTGTTTCGAAGAGGTATGTTCAGACGTTACTGAAAGCCGCCCGGGCAATTCTAACGAAAAAGCCAATCGAGCCGCCGACGATCAAAGAAGGGGAGTTGGTGTTCATTTATAGGATTATCTCCGAGATCGAAACCCTTGAAAAAGAGGAAAAGAAGATCGAGACTGCCAAAAAGAAGCTCGTTGACGCACGACGAAAGAAAGCAAAGGAACTCCGAGTGTTTGGCGGAGTAGACCGGTGCAAGGAGATTGTCGAAAAAGAGCGGAAGAGGCGGAAAAAAGCCCGAAATAAAACCTAATGGGAACAGGCAGGGCCGACTATTACCGTTGGCTCTGTGAATACTGCTGTAATCCCCGAAACCGATAGGAAGATCTCTGATGAAATAAGGGAAATGGCCGCTCCGACCCGAATACCGTTGAAGGCGTTAAAGCCGCACCCGAAGAATCAGGTATTGTTTCCTCCGAAGTCTGTGGAATTTATAAGGTCGCTTGCAGACGATATAAATAGGCACGGTCTGCAGGAGCCCATTTCGGTTCGAGTGGTTGACCGGGGCGAATATCTCATTTTGTCCGGGGAAAATCGGTTTAAAGCGGTAACGCTCCTTGGATGGGACGACATTGACGCGCACATTGTAGATCCGGATGATGAACTTGCTTATCTGATCTCACGAAATATTGGCCGCAGACAAACGGGCTACTCGGGCCGCGTGAACATATACACTGCATATTGTCCCGACTTCTTCCAAGGTAAAAAGGTCCAGAATGACAGACTGGTAGAAGTTTCAAAGAAAACCATGATTCCACTCGCAACACTCAAGAGCGATCTCAAGAAGATTCGCTTAGGGGCCGGAGTTAAAGATATTACAATGGACCAACTTAAGGAACTTTGGTCTAAGAAAAAACTGAAGGGCTTACGGCTCAATCTATCAGATATGGGCAACGGCAATTTTCTACTCCAAGTTACCGGGAAGAATACTGAATATCAATGGGGCCCAGGAACGTTTCGTGAGGTAGTTCGTCAATCGGCGGAGGCGGCCCAATCCAAATATTTCGATAAAAATTTCCGGCCGGAAAATATGGCCTTAGCAGAAAAGATTAAAGAACTTCGAAAAGCTGCCGGATTAACACAATTCCAGCTCGCTCAAAAATTAGGGTACTCTCAGTCCTACTTTGCCGAGTTGGAGGGTGGAAAGTGGGAATGTTCCGGAACGTTGTTTGACGATATATTCCGAATTTGTGAGGAGCG encodes:
- a CDS encoding ParB/Srx family N-terminal domain-containing protein; protein product: MIKFSQPYEVSNEDLEPHPLVKNRHIEHEDQVIFRADIKEHGVLEPVLISKEKNTRGKHWILNGRRRWTTNGKVGHKKILVRHLLTPLTDSVRRRIMYGGNQLPKHFTFDEIVEIIIIEYGKVEIFKNFQGGTPDRRKLGAIPLSEEIAKDLGVSKRYVQTLLKAARAILTKKPIEPPTIKEGELVFIYRIISEIETLEKEEKKIETAKKKLVDARRKKAKELRVFGGVDRCKEIVEKERKRRKKARNKT
- a CDS encoding DNA-methyltransferase, producing the protein MFKIEDIVNTVLVGDAYEKLQQFPPKVIQSVVTSPPFFGLRNYGIGGQIGWEDTPFEYTQKLVQVFRECRRALRDDGTLWLNLGDSYNGSGKAGLNSSYQQKHTEFGRPSLEKSRFGKPTNVPGLKRKDKIGIPWRVAFALQGFSVIGNNTLNGWANLLKDAISRKDWELVELVEGRIRLEALAIALVKEGWYLRQDIIWSKPNPTPERVKDRPTTSHEYFFLFSKSRHYYYNADAIKEPSVSLDPTHPSYRPQSVEISKGRKIHTGKHSKSVRSYPEKRNKRSVWTVTTKPYKGAHFAVYPPDLIEPCILASTPGDLDPPAIVLDPFAGSGTTAFVARKLGRSAISIELKPEYADIDRRRNNSR
- a CDS encoding ParB N-terminal domain-containing protein, with amino-acid sequence MNTAVIPETDRKISDEIREMAAPTRIPLKALKPHPKNQVLFPPKSVEFIRSLADDINRHGLQEPISVRVVDRGEYLILSGENRFKAVTLLGWDDIDAHIVDPDDELAYLISRNIGRRQTGYSGRVNIYTAYCPDFFQGKKVQNDRLVEVSKKTMIPLATLKSDLKKIRLGAGVKDITMDQLKELWSKKKLKGLRLNLSDMGNGNFLLQVTGKNTEYQWGPGTFREVVRQSAEAAQSKYFDKNFRPENMALAEKIKELRKAAGLTQFQLAQKLGYSQSYFAELEGGKWECSGTLFDDIFRICEERM
- a CDS encoding 3'-5' exonuclease, which translates into the protein MIRNVTCIDIETTGFSRTKDRIVEFAAYRVTEEAGVWRYADKIRKLVNPGISIPPEATAVHGITDEMVRVAPPFSEQADCFIPFLSDTILLGYNVKVFDIPFLTAEIERSGLRWPTAPLEVIDPFIIFKKREAPRHDLASAIRFYTGKERRRAHRAMIDVVDLLRVVKTQTMLYPEFRESPDPIVSLIKATGI